The following are encoded together in the Poseidonibacter lekithochrous genome:
- a CDS encoding VOC family protein, which yields MITINRLDHLVLTVKDLDKTIDFYTRVLGMEKEIFKGSRIALKYGNQKINLHELGNEFEPKAYKVQAGSADLCFIINTDINKAKTYIESLGIKIEEGIVARTGTMGEIESLYLRDPDMNLIELSNYK from the coding sequence ATGATTACTATAAATAGATTAGACCATTTAGTTTTGACTGTAAAAGACTTAGATAAAACTATTGATTTTTATACAAGAGTTTTAGGAATGGAAAAAGAGATTTTCAAAGGCTCTAGAATTGCCCTAAAATATGGAAATCAAAAAATTAATCTACATGAATTAGGCAATGAATTTGAACCAAAAGCTTACAAAGTTCAAGCAGGAAGTGCCGATTTGTGTTTTATTATAAACACAGATATTAATAAAGCAAAAACTTACATAGAATCACTTGGAATAAAAATAGAAGAAGGAATAGTAGCCCGAACTGGCACTATGGGTGAGATAGAATCTCTTTATCTTCGAGATCCTGATATGAATTTGATTGAGCTTTCAAACTACAAATAA
- a CDS encoding LysE family translocator, giving the protein MEEFYTVAMIISIATFTISTVTTPGPNNIMLLSSGLTFGYKKTIPHMSGIIVGFPFMVVLVGLGMGVIFEKFPVILSILKIVGILYLFWMAFKIANNTSAYEVNKGQKSEPFTFFQAAIFQWVNPKAWIMAITAISIFVTANENSYLQVITIAFIYFLSSIISANSWAFGGVVLKKFIKNESSVKKLNIIMAVLLIASVLPIIFE; this is encoded by the coding sequence ATGGAAGAGTTTTATACTGTGGCAATGATAATATCAATTGCTACTTTTACTATATCAACTGTAACAACACCAGGACCTAATAATATTATGCTTTTATCTTCTGGTCTTACCTTTGGTTATAAAAAGACAATTCCCCACATGAGCGGTATAATAGTTGGTTTTCCCTTTATGGTTGTTCTTGTTGGTTTAGGAATGGGCGTAATTTTTGAGAAGTTTCCAGTTATTTTATCTATATTAAAAATTGTAGGTATTTTATATCTATTTTGGATGGCTTTTAAAATTGCAAATAATACTAGTGCTTATGAAGTAAATAAAGGTCAAAAAAGTGAACCTTTTACTTTTTTTCAAGCAGCAATATTCCAATGGGTAAATCCAAAAGCTTGGATTATGGCAATTACAGCTATTTCTATTTTTGTAACAGCAAATGAAAACAGCTACTTGCAAGTAATTACTATAGCTTTTATATATTTCTTATCATCTATTATCTCAGCTAATTCGTGGGCATTTGGGGGAGTAGTTTTAAAAAAGTTTATAAAAAATGAAAGTTCAGTAAAAAAACTAAATATCATTATGGCAGTTTTATTAATAGCTTCAGTATTACCAATAATTTTTGAATAA